CGCCATCCCGCTCGCCACTGTCCACTTCCTCCCGCTTGACCCACTCAAGCAGCGTATGGCTGGAACAGCCGATCATGGGGGCAATCGATCCAACTTCCGCCCACAGTGATGCATGCTCGCCACGCTGCTCGCGCACCAGACGAACGGCCCGTTCACGGACTTCTGAAGCGCCCCGGATATCGAGGAGGCGGGTTGGTTTAAGTTAAAACAGCTTTTTCGCACTCGCTGGCGATTTTACGCCAGTAGTTGGCTTCCGCTTCTGCCGGTGGGATGTACCCGATGGGTTCGAGCAGTCGGATATGGTTGAACCAGTGCACCCATTGCAATGTGGCAAGTTCCAGTGATTCCCGGGATTTCCACG
This genomic interval from Robbsia betulipollinis contains the following:
- a CDS encoding integrase core domain-containing protein, giving the protein IEPSVGSRGDSYDNALAETINGLYKTELIHRRAPWKSRESLELATLQWVHWFNHIRLLEPIGYIPPAEAEANYWRKIASECEKAVLT